From Paenibacillus sp. V4I7, one genomic window encodes:
- a CDS encoding YhcN/YlaJ family sporulation lipoprotein: MFVIKGSQKVLVFTIATMVIFMSGCTANPNNLKQQGAPITQQQIQQPSNGENRIQIASEGAAKIAELNSVKQANVLVTKRNAYVAAVLENDQQLTRDIEDQIANQVRATDPNIQNVYVSTNPDMMDRFNTYVLDVQQGRPVAGFVEQFNEIVYRIFPNAK; the protein is encoded by the coding sequence ATGTTTGTAATCAAAGGTTCCCAGAAAGTTTTAGTTTTCACTATAGCGACCATGGTGATATTTATGTCGGGATGTACAGCTAATCCAAATAACCTTAAACAGCAAGGTGCGCCAATCACACAGCAACAGATTCAACAACCAAGTAATGGGGAGAATCGCATTCAAATAGCGAGTGAAGGGGCAGCTAAAATTGCAGAGCTAAACAGTGTAAAGCAAGCAAATGTGCTGGTAACCAAAAGAAATGCCTATGTTGCAGCTGTGTTAGAAAACGACCAACAATTAACACGTGATATAGAAGACCAAATTGCAAATCAAGTCAGGGCAACGGATCCGAATATCCAGAATGTTTACGTCTCAACAAATCCAGATATGATGGACCGCTTCAATACATATGTACTTGATGTTCAACAAGGAAGACCTGTTGCCGGTTTTGTTGAACAGTTTAATGAGATCGTGTATAGAATTTTCCCTAACGCCAAATAA